Proteins found in one Bacillales bacterium genomic segment:
- the cwlD gene encoding N-acetylmuramoyl-L-alanine amidase CwlD, whose translation MKAYWKPTAMIAGALILVFIIFYQVEFHDSHSDLSWKTPLSGKVIVLDAGHGGPDGGAVGKGDVTEKDIALAISHQVKHYLQQAGALVLMTREVDKDLADENNEDYSRRKTRDLRQRVAFVKQTKPDLLISIHLNAIPSPRWRGAQTFFDPHMADSEKVAKFIQDSLRYHLENTDRYAKAISNIYLLKTVDVPAALVEVGFLSNPEETDLLKTENYQYQVAASIYQGIMRYYGKEPVPEQ comes from the coding sequence GTGAAAGCCTATTGGAAACCGACCGCGATGATTGCAGGGGCACTCATACTTGTTTTCATTATTTTTTATCAAGTGGAGTTTCACGATTCCCATTCCGATTTGTCTTGGAAAACGCCGCTTTCGGGCAAAGTGATTGTGCTTGACGCCGGTCATGGGGGACCGGATGGAGGAGCCGTAGGCAAAGGGGATGTCACGGAGAAAGACATTGCTCTGGCGATCTCCCATCAAGTGAAACATTATTTGCAGCAAGCCGGTGCGCTCGTGCTCATGACGAGAGAAGTCGACAAAGACTTGGCCGATGAAAACAATGAAGACTATAGCCGGCGAAAAACTCGCGATTTGCGGCAAAGGGTCGCTTTCGTGAAACAAACGAAGCCCGATTTGCTCATCAGCATTCATTTAAACGCGATTCCTTCACCAAGGTGGAGAGGGGCGCAGACTTTTTTTGATCCACATATGGCGGATAGCGAAAAGGTGGCCAAATTCATCCAAGATTCTCTTCGCTACCACCTTGAAAACACTGACCGCTATGCAAAAGCGATCAGCAACATATATTTGTTGAAGACGGTCGATGTTCCCGCAGCACTTGTCGAAGTCGGATTTTTGTCCAATCCGGAAGAGACGGATTTACTGAAGACGGAAAACTATCAATATCAGGTGGCCGCGTCGATCTATCAAGGCATCATGCGCTATTACGGCAAAGAACCCGTTCCGGAACAGTAG
- a CDS encoding DUF2521 family protein, whose protein sequence is MRLNVITSFTEKQRHKQVEFERKVLRDLSFTEIEKTVELTFSPYLKTTSGYQSPLEEVCVDYAVEAFLLGASYSRLGYYGEPIEQVEKKSREAKKKLTDDLYDYWTYWSHADELMLESIYTASELYVDQWWRNGFETGEKRYRLRLH, encoded by the coding sequence ATGCGATTGAACGTCATCACGTCTTTTACGGAAAAACAACGGCATAAACAAGTGGAATTCGAGCGGAAAGTGTTGCGCGATTTGTCGTTTACCGAAATTGAAAAAACGGTCGAGTTGACGTTTTCGCCGTATTTAAAAACGACTTCGGGCTATCAGTCGCCGCTTGAAGAAGTTTGCGTCGATTACGCGGTGGAAGCTTTTTTGCTCGGGGCCTCTTACAGCCGGCTCGGTTATTACGGGGAGCCGATCGAACAGGTCGAGAAAAAAAGCCGCGAAGCCAAGAAGAAACTCACCGACGACTTGTATGACTATTGGACGTACTGGAGCCACGCCGACGAGCTGATGCTCGAATCGATCTACACCGCTTCGGAATTGTACGTCGATCAATGGTGGCGCAACGGATTCGAAACCGGCGAAAAACGTTACCGGCTTCGCCTTCACTAA
- the rpsI gene encoding 30S ribosomal protein S9 produces the protein MAKVQYYGTGRRKKSVARVRLVPGDGKIVVNGRDIEEYFNLETLRAIVRQPLVETETVGTYDVLVNVDGGGYTGQAGAIRHGVARALLEVDPDFRAPLKRAGYLTRDPRMKERKKYGLKGARRAPQFSKR, from the coding sequence TTGGCTAAAGTACAATATTACGGAACAGGGCGCCGTAAGAAGTCTGTTGCGCGCGTACGCCTCGTTCCCGGCGACGGAAAGATTGTTGTGAACGGCCGTGACATCGAAGAATATTTCAACCTTGAAACGTTGCGCGCGATTGTGAGACAACCGCTCGTTGAAACGGAAACGGTTGGTACTTACGACGTCCTCGTTAACGTTGACGGCGGCGGATACACCGGTCAAGCCGGCGCGATTCGCCACGGCGTGGCCCGCGCATTGCTTGAAGTCGATCCTGACTTCCGCGCTCCGCTTAAGCGCGCAGGCTACTTGACTCGCGACCCGCGTATGAAAGAACGTAAAAAATACGGACTCAAAGGCGCGCGCCGCGCACCTCAGTTCTCGAAACGTTAA